From the genome of Halobacterium sp. R2-5:
GACCTCGTCGCTGAAGCGGACGTGATTCGCGTCGGCTCCACCGTCGGCGTCGCCGAGGTCACTGTCACCTGCGAGAACGAGGACGGCGAGCGCGTGGAGGTCGCGGTCGGCCGCGGGTCGTTCCGCGTGTTCCAGTAGCGGTACCTTTTCGCGGCACGCCGCCCACGAGTCGGGCATGCAGCTGTTCTGGCACCGCCGGGACCTCCGCGCGGCGGACAATCTGGGGCTCGCGGCGGCCGCCGATTCGGGGGAAGTCGTGCCCGTGTTCTGCTTCGACGACGAAGTCCTCGATCACGCGAGCCCGCCGCGCGTGGCGTTCGTGCTGGACGCGCTCGCCCACCTCCGGGCGCGCTACCGCGACCTCGGCAGCGACCTCCTGATTCGCCACGGCGACCCGTCCGCGGTGCTGCTCGACCTCGCCGAGGAGTACAACGCCGACCGCGTCGTCTGGAACCACGACTACTCGGGGCTCGCCCGCGAGCGCGACGAGGCCGTGCGTGCCGCGCTCGGTGACGCGGGCTACGCCCACGAGCAGTTCCACGACGCCGTCTTCCACGAGCCCGGCGCGATTCGCACGAACGCCGGCGACCCCTACTCCGTGTACACGTACTTCTGGAAGAAGTGGCGGGACCGCGAGAAGCCCGCGCCCGTCCCCGAGCCCGACGCCGACAGTCTCGCCGACGTCTCGGGCGACGAACTGCCCACCTCGTCGGACCTCGGGTTCGCAGAGCCCGACGCCGACCTGCCGAAAGCGGGCACGGAAGCCGCTCGCGACCGCCTCGACGCGTTCTGCGAGGAAGACGTCTTCCGCTACGAGGAGGCCCGGGACTACCCCGCCGAGGGGGCGACGTCGCGGCTCTCCCAGGACCTCAAGTTCGGGACCATCGGCGTCCGCGAGGTGTACGAGCGCACCGAGGACGCGATGGAGCGAGCGGACGGCGACGAGGAGCGAGAGAGCGTTCGGGAGTTCCGTCAGCAGCTCGCGTGGCGGGAGTTCTACGCGCAAGTGCTGTACTTCACCCCCGGGGTGGTCGCGGCGAACTACAAGGAGTACGCGAACCCCATCGAGTGGCGCGAGGACGACGACGAACTGCGGGCGTGGAAGCGCGGGGAGACCGGCTACCCCATCGTGGACGCCGGGATGCGACAGCTCCGCGAGGAAGCCTACGTGCACAACCGCGTGCGGATGCTCGTCGCGTCGTTTCTCACGAAGGACCTCCTGCAGGACTGGCGCGAGGGGTACGACCACTTCCGGCAGCGCCTCGTCGACCACGACACCGCCAACGACAACGGCGGCTGGCAGTGGGCGGCCTCGACGGGCACGGACGCCCAGCCGTACTTCCGCGTGTTCAACCCGACGACGCAGGGCGAGCGCTACGACCCGGACGCCGAGTACATCACCGAGTACGTCCCCGAGCTACGCGGTGTGCCGGCCGAGAAGATTCACGCGTGGCCGGACCTCGACGCCGACGAGCGCGAGCGTCTCGCGCCAGACTACCCCGACCCGATAGTGGACCACGGGGAGCGCCGCGAGGCGGCTATCGCGATGTTCGAGGCGGCGCGCGGCGACGACTAGGACTGCTGGGCGACCCGCGTCCAGACGACGACGGCGCCGACGGCGGTGACGGCGGCGGCGAGCGTCCACGCGACGTCGTAGCTGAAGCCGTCGACGACGAACCCGAACAGCGGCGGCGCAGTGATTCCCCCGAGATTCAGCACTGTCTGGCCGCCCGCGGTGGCGGCGCCGACCTCGTCGTCGTCGACGATGGCGGTCATCGTGGCGTAGTAGACGCCCGGGAAGCCGAGGATGAACAGGCCGAGCAGCGCGAACGCGACGGCCGACGTCCACGGCGTGTTCGCGACGGTGACGCCGAGGAAGCAGACTGCGGCGAGGACGCCCTGCGCGGTCAGCACGAGCGCGGGGCCGCGGGCCGGCGCGCCGCCCATGCGGTCCGAGAGCGCGCCGCCGACGAGCCGGCCGACGCTCCCCGTGACCTGGACGCTCGCGAGCACGGCGCCCGCGAAGCCGGCGGCGACGGCGACCGACTCGGTCATGTGGAGGACGACGTAGCCGGTCGTCGTGAACACCGCGGCGCCGAGGAAGAGGCCGGCGACGACGAGGCCGCGGTACGCGGGGTCGTCCAGCAGGCCGCGGACGTCCGGCATCGAGAGCGTGCCGGAGCCCGTCGTCCCCTCGTAGCCGACGGCGAACGCGGCGGCGACGACGACGCCGATGCCGGCGACGACGAGGAAGCCGGCGCGCCAGCCGAACCGGGTGGCGGCGATGCCGGTGACGAGGAGCGCGCCGAGTCCGGAGCCGCCGGTGACGCCCACCTGCTTGACGTTCATCGCGAGGTTCCGGCTGCCTTCCGGGGAGACGGCGACGATGGCGCGGTTGGTCGCGGGCATCGCGGTGGCGTACGCGAACCCGAGCACGACCAGCGACGCGAGCAGCAGCGGGAACGAGGGGGCGAACGCGACGCCGACGCAGCCGACGGCCGTACCGAGGAGGCCGGCGATCATCACGGGGCGCTCGCCGTAGCCGTCGACGGCGGCACCCGTCCCGAACAGGAGGACGGTGTACCCGAGCATGATGGCGGTGATGGTGGTGCCGGTGACCGCCCTGGAGACGCCGAAATCGTTGCGCACGAACGCCGTCGACGCGAAGATAGCGTAGAACGCCAGACTCGCCGTGAACTGCCAGCCGGTCACGAGGCCGACGCCGCGCCACGAACCCATACATCACCCCGTCGTACGTCCCGACGTATGTGCCCATCGCTGCCCGCAGACGGCGGCTATTGCCGGTTTCCGTGTTAATTGTTGCCACGGACGCCACAAACGTTTAACACGAACCGCAACGATTGTTCTCACGGTGATAGCACAATGAGTGACTACGAACTCCCACCGCTGCCGTACGACTACGACGCTCTCGAACCGCACGTCTCCGAGCAGGTGCTGACGTGGCACCACGACACCCACCACCAGGGCTACGTCAACGGCTGGAACTCCGCCGAGGAGACCCTCCAGTCCAACCGCGAGGACGGTGACTTCGCCTCCTCGTCGGGCGCCATCCGGAACGTCACGCACAACGGCTCCGGGCACATCCTGCACTCCATCTTCTGGAACAACATGAGCCCGAACGGCGGCGGCGAGCCCGAGGGCGACCTCCGGGAGCGCATCGAGGAGGACTTCGGCTCCTACGAAGCGTGGGAGGGTGAATTCCGCGCGGCCGCCTCCGCTGCCGGGGGCTGGGCGCTGCTCGTCTACGACAGCCACTCCGAGCAGCTCCGCAACGTCGTCGTCGACAAGCACGACCAGGGCGCCCTCTGGGGATCCCACCCGATTCTGGCCCTCGACGTCTGGGAGCACTCCTACTACTACGACTACGGCCCCGACCGCGGCGACTTCGTCGACAACTTCTTCGAGGTCGTCGACTGGGACGACGTCGCAGAGCGCTACGACGAAGCCGTCTCGCTGTTCGAGTAACGGGGTCCACCCACCGGTTTTTCTTCGCGCTACGCCTCCCCGGGAGCCACGGGTGCGAACGCCGAGACGCCGTGCTCGACGCCGAGGTCCTGGACCGTGTCAGTGAGCGCGCCGAAGTCGTAGCTCCTGCCGTCCGCGTCGACGCCGACGAGCACACCGACCCGGCGGTCGTCGCCGACGAGGAACGTCCGGAACAGCTCCCACGTGTCGAACCCGCGGTGCGTGTACCGGAACTCGGAGTAGTGGAGGCGGTCGTAGGTCTCCCGCGTGACGAAGCCGTAGCGCTCGTTGTCGAGGTGTTTCTCCACCTCGACGTCCTCGATCTGCTCGGCGACGTCCTCGCGGAGGAACAGCGGCTGCTGGGAGTGCTCGTCGAGCACCCAGACGTCCCGGAGGCGTTCCCCGAGGGCGTCCCGGAGCGCCGCCACCAGCGCCGCCTTCCCGTCGTCGATACCCGACTGCGGCTGCGTGTCGTACGTTGTCATGCGACCGCGTACCGTGGGATGTGCGAGTCGCTCGGATAAGCGTTCCCCAATCGGCGACCGGCCACCGGGGGTTTTTTCGG
Proteins encoded in this window:
- a CDS encoding deoxyribodipyrimidine photo-lyase, which gives rise to MQLFWHRRDLRAADNLGLAAAADSGEVVPVFCFDDEVLDHASPPRVAFVLDALAHLRARYRDLGSDLLIRHGDPSAVLLDLAEEYNADRVVWNHDYSGLARERDEAVRAALGDAGYAHEQFHDAVFHEPGAIRTNAGDPYSVYTYFWKKWRDREKPAPVPEPDADSLADVSGDELPTSSDLGFAEPDADLPKAGTEAARDRLDAFCEEDVFRYEEARDYPAEGATSRLSQDLKFGTIGVREVYERTEDAMERADGDEERESVREFRQQLAWREFYAQVLYFTPGVVAANYKEYANPIEWREDDDELRAWKRGETGYPIVDAGMRQLREEAYVHNRVRMLVASFLTKDLLQDWREGYDHFRQRLVDHDTANDNGGWQWAASTGTDAQPYFRVFNPTTQGERYDPDAEYITEYVPELRGVPAEKIHAWPDLDADERERLAPDYPDPIVDHGERREAAIAMFEAARGDD
- a CDS encoding MFS transporter, encoding MGSWRGVGLVTGWQFTASLAFYAIFASTAFVRNDFGVSRAVTGTTITAIMLGYTVLLFGTGAAVDGYGERPVMIAGLLGTAVGCVGVAFAPSFPLLLASLVVLGFAYATAMPATNRAIVAVSPEGSRNLAMNVKQVGVTGGSGLGALLVTGIAATRFGWRAGFLVVAGIGVVVAAAFAVGYEGTTGSGTLSMPDVRGLLDDPAYRGLVVAGLFLGAAVFTTTGYVVLHMTESVAVAAGFAGAVLASVQVTGSVGRLVGGALSDRMGGAPARGPALVLTAQGVLAAVCFLGVTVANTPWTSAVAFALLGLFILGFPGVYYATMTAIVDDDEVGAATAGGQTVLNLGGITAPPLFGFVVDGFSYDVAWTLAAAVTAVGAVVVWTRVAQQS
- the sod gene encoding superoxide dismutase yields the protein MSDYELPPLPYDYDALEPHVSEQVLTWHHDTHHQGYVNGWNSAEETLQSNREDGDFASSSGAIRNVTHNGSGHILHSIFWNNMSPNGGGEPEGDLRERIEEDFGSYEAWEGEFRAAASAAGGWALLVYDSHSEQLRNVVVDKHDQGALWGSHPILALDVWEHSYYYDYGPDRGDFVDNFFEVVDWDDVAERYDEAVSLFE